One stretch of Nitrospirota bacterium DNA includes these proteins:
- a CDS encoding ATP-binding protein gives MSSRTLPSENRAEPLLDDSRYDSAISRPRYVVLQSLVGVMLAYQLLSGGGLLASQVTSEVMVGGLAAMVLCLLLVPISILQASWFSGALIGIDTVFVTATIYLSGNARSDLYLSYFLLMLIAASVRRLSHVIAFSLLLCAGYGFTLYQGVVQTGSLTVGHLLGVPVLLVMATFYGLALQTIGAERQQKSFLMESIETLKETEQALQASRDQLEVRIKALKGDLSRANEQVRQEQQERQGLEKQLLEAQKMEAIGRVAGGIADELSHLVSVIGRQTGVVLSSLKAGDPLYRPVDDIFRSGGQAAALTAQLSGLGLHDGHFRQVLSVKAVLEEIRGVIRGLLPASIELDLLIDNASMDVEVDREGLEQVLLHLAVNAREAMPQGGRLRIEAKPVSSGHESVSVSGKGGHQSKVLIQVSDTGSGMSLETQSHMFEPFFSTKEMNVGLGLTAVYGIVKQSAGQVDVVSQPGQGTVVRVVLPCAPQGRPLAPSLQTQVSAKGQETVLLVDANEIDRKLALSTLLRHRYQVLEASSSVEALLLTQQHPGAVHVTVSDLMMPEIGGRDLATRLLAQHPMMKPLFVSGYDDEAMVSHRLNPKYLLRRPYRQTGLVEKVRELLDA, from the coding sequence ATGAGCAGTCGCACTCTCCCTTCTGAGAATCGTGCTGAGCCGCTGTTGGACGACTCGCGGTACGACAGTGCGATTTCACGTCCACGATACGTCGTGCTTCAGTCGCTGGTTGGGGTCATGTTGGCCTACCAGCTATTATCAGGGGGGGGACTTCTCGCAAGCCAAGTGACAAGTGAAGTGATGGTCGGCGGGTTGGCGGCGATGGTTCTTTGTCTGTTATTGGTGCCGATCTCAATTCTGCAGGCTTCATGGTTCAGCGGAGCTCTGATCGGGATCGATACGGTATTCGTCACTGCAACAATCTACCTGTCCGGTAATGCTCGCTCGGATCTCTATCTGTCGTATTTTCTGCTCATGCTCATTGCCGCTTCGGTGCGGAGGCTCTCCCACGTCATCGCCTTTTCCCTGCTGCTTTGTGCCGGATATGGATTCACCCTCTATCAAGGGGTCGTCCAAACTGGTTCATTGACGGTCGGGCATCTGTTGGGGGTGCCGGTGTTATTGGTGATGGCAACATTCTACGGACTGGCGTTGCAAACGATTGGGGCCGAACGGCAACAGAAGTCATTCTTGATGGAGAGTATCGAGACCTTGAAAGAAACTGAGCAGGCCTTGCAAGCCTCGCGTGACCAGTTGGAGGTTCGTATCAAGGCGCTCAAGGGGGATCTCTCACGAGCGAATGAGCAAGTTCGGCAGGAGCAGCAAGAACGGCAAGGCCTGGAGAAGCAATTACTTGAAGCGCAGAAGATGGAGGCGATTGGTCGAGTTGCCGGAGGGATTGCCGACGAACTCAGTCATCTGGTTTCCGTGATCGGGCGGCAGACGGGCGTTGTCCTATCCTCCCTCAAAGCGGGCGACCCGCTGTATCGGCCGGTCGATGACATCTTTCGAAGCGGAGGTCAGGCCGCGGCCTTGACGGCTCAATTGTCCGGACTGGGCCTCCATGACGGCCACTTTCGGCAGGTGCTGTCGGTCAAGGCCGTGCTGGAGGAGATTCGTGGAGTGATCAGAGGGTTGCTGCCTGCGTCGATTGAGCTGGACCTCCTTATCGACAATGCATCGATGGATGTCGAGGTTGACCGTGAAGGTCTCGAACAGGTCCTGCTGCATCTTGCGGTCAATGCACGAGAGGCCATGCCACAGGGTGGTCGGCTTCGGATTGAGGCGAAGCCCGTGTCCAGTGGGCATGAGAGTGTATCGGTGAGTGGCAAGGGGGGGCACCAGTCCAAGGTGCTGATTCAAGTGAGCGATACGGGAAGCGGGATGAGTCTCGAGACCCAGTCGCACATGTTTGAGCCCTTCTTCTCCACAAAAGAAATGAATGTGGGACTTGGACTTACCGCAGTCTATGGCATCGTGAAACAAAGTGCAGGTCAGGTCGATGTGGTGAGTCAGCCTGGCCAAGGCACCGTGGTGCGGGTGGTGCTTCCCTGTGCACCACAGGGTCGGCCGCTCGCGCCATCACTCCAGACACAGGTTTCAGCCAAAGGTCAGGAGACGGTTCTCTTGGTGGATGCGAATGAAATTGACCGCAAGCTCGCACTCTCCACGCTGCTACGGCATCGCTATCAAGTTTTGGAGGCGAGCTCGTCCGTTGAAGCGTTGTTGCTCACGCAGCAACATCCTGGAGCCGTCCATGTGACCGTGAGCGATCTCATGATGCCGGAGATTGGCGGGCGTGACTTAGCCACACGGTTGCTGGCGCAACATCCGATGATGAAACCGCTCTTTGTCTCTGGTTATGACGACGAGGCGATGGTGTCTCATCGCCTCAACCCGAAATATCTCTTGCGGCGCCCCTATCGACAAACTGGGTTGGTGGAAAAAGTGCGTGAACTGCTAGATGCATGA
- a CDS encoding rhomboid family intramembrane serine protease: MIPLHDDNPTELTPVVTVITIAACVLVFLYQISLPAGPDNTFVFQYGAIPALVFGQAGLPEMDVAIPAYATLITSMFLHGGWMHLIGNMLYLWVFGNNIEDVMGHTKYALFYLSCGTLAALSHAVTDPSSTVPMVGASGAISGVLGAYVLLFPRARVLVLIPGLGLTKVAAGFVLGMWFVMQLFSGGMSFGSKGGGVAFFAHIGGFLAGMALIGLFKRPNVPFFGARDRGRREN, encoded by the coding sequence GTGATCCCGCTGCACGACGATAACCCAACCGAGCTGACGCCGGTGGTCACGGTCATTACTATCGCGGCCTGCGTCCTCGTCTTTCTCTACCAGATCAGCCTTCCTGCCGGCCCTGACAATACCTTCGTCTTCCAGTACGGGGCGATTCCGGCTCTTGTATTCGGACAGGCAGGCCTCCCAGAAATGGATGTGGCCATTCCCGCCTATGCCACGTTGATCACGAGCATGTTTCTCCACGGTGGCTGGATGCACCTCATCGGCAATATGCTGTACCTCTGGGTCTTCGGGAATAACATCGAAGACGTCATGGGCCATACGAAATACGCTCTGTTCTACCTCTCATGCGGGACCCTCGCCGCCTTGAGTCACGCCGTAACCGATCCGTCTTCGACTGTTCCCATGGTCGGAGCCAGCGGCGCCATTTCCGGTGTCTTAGGCGCCTACGTGCTGCTATTTCCACGAGCCCGCGTGTTGGTGTTGATACCGGGCCTGGGCCTCACGAAGGTGGCGGCCGGCTTCGTCCTCGGCATGTGGTTCGTGATGCAACTCTTCAGCGGGGGGATGAGCTTCGGCAGTAAGGGCGGAGGAGTGGCCTTCTTTGCCCATATCGGCGGGTTTCTCGCTGGAATGGCGCTGATCGGTCTGTTCAAGCGCCCGAACGTGCCCTTCTTTGGCGCAAGAGACAGAGGCCGGCGGGAAAACTAG